A stretch of the Gracilinanus agilis isolate LMUSP501 chromosome 4, AgileGrace, whole genome shotgun sequence genome encodes the following:
- the LOC123244185 gene encoding keratin-associated protein 4-2-like, translating into MVNSCCGSVCSDLSCGQDPCQETCCAPSCCRPSCCQSVCCQPSCCQTTCCRPTCCRPTCCVSSCCQPCCRPTCCRPVCCQTTCCRTTCCRPSCCVSSCCRPSCCQSVCCQPTCCRPSCCQTTCCRPTCCRPSCCVSSCCRPCCRPSCCLPSCCQPCCRPTCCQTTCCRTTCCRPACCGSSCC; encoded by the coding sequence ATGGTCAACTCCTGTTGTGGTTCAGTCTGCTCTGACCTGAGCTGTGGCCAGGACCCCTGTCAAGAGACCTGCTGTGCTCCCAGCTGCTGCAGACCCAGCTGCTGCCAGTCTGTGTGCTGCCAACCAAGCTGCTGCCAGACCACTTGCTGCCGCCCAACTTGCTGCCGCCCAACTTGCTGTGTGTCCAGCTGCTGCCAGCCCTGCTGCCGCCCCACCTGTTGCCGGCCAGTCTGTTGCCAGACCACTTGCTGCAGAACCACCTGCTGCCGCCCCAGCTGCTGTGTGTCCAGCTGCTGTAGACCAAGCTGCTGCCAGTCTGTTTGCTGCCAACCTACTTGCTGCCGCCCTTCTTGCTGCCAGACCACTTGTTGCCGCCCAACTTGCTGCCGCCCTAGTTGCTGTGTGTCCAGCTGCTGCCGGCCTTGCTGCCGTCCCAGCTGCTGTCTGCCCAGTTGCTGCCAGCCCTGCTGCAGACCTACTTGCTGTCAGACCACCTGCTGTAGAACCACCTGTTGCCGCCCAGCCTGCTGTGGCTCCTCCTGTTGCTGA